A single window of Flagellimonas maritima DNA harbors:
- the proC gene encoding pyrroline-5-carboxylate reductase — translation MKIAIIGAGNLGLAIAKGVLHSNGATTMYLTKRNTTEIMDFEKYGNVTVTWDNREAVKKSDILIFAVQPGHFSGILEDILDLLTEKHVIISTITGFSISKIEEIIGSDKYIIRSMPNTAISVGNSMTCLCSNELGEKRIDLSKAIFNRMGHTLEIPEEQMQAATVICASGIAFWMRLIRATTQGAIQLGFDAKEAQELAMHTCNGAASLLIESKSHPEEEIDRVTTPKGCTISGLNEMEHQGLSSSLIRGIVTSFEKISQIRKG, via the coding sequence ATGAAAATAGCAATTATAGGAGCGGGAAATTTGGGTTTGGCCATTGCAAAGGGTGTTTTGCATAGCAATGGTGCAACGACCATGTACTTGACTAAAAGGAATACTACGGAAATCATGGATTTCGAAAAATATGGCAACGTCACCGTTACCTGGGACAACCGAGAAGCTGTAAAAAAATCCGATATCTTGATTTTTGCAGTGCAACCTGGACATTTTTCAGGTATTCTTGAGGATATATTGGACTTGCTAACCGAAAAACACGTAATCATCAGTACAATTACAGGCTTCAGTATTTCCAAAATAGAGGAAATCATTGGTTCGGATAAATACATTATTCGAAGTATGCCCAATACTGCGATTTCCGTAGGAAATTCAATGACATGCCTTTGTAGCAACGAGTTGGGGGAAAAAAGGATTGACCTTTCAAAAGCTATTTTCAATAGAATGGGACATACTTTGGAAATTCCCGAAGAGCAGATGCAGGCTGCTACCGTAATCTGTGCCAGTGGTATCGCCTTTTGGATGCGTTTGATTCGAGCAACTACCCAGGGAGCAATTCAATTGGGTTTCGATGCCAAGGAAGCGCAAGAACTGGCAATGCATACCTGCAATGGTGCAGCTAGTCTTTTAATCGAGTCTAAAAGCCACCCCGAAGAAGAGATAGATCGGGTCACTACCCCAAAAGGATGCACAATTTCAGGTTTGAACGAAATGGAGCATCAAGGATTGAGTTCTTCTTTAATTCGAGGGATAGTCACCTCTTTTGAAAAAATAAGCCAAATCAGAAAAGGATGA
- a CDS encoding aspartate aminotransferase family protein — translation MKLFDVYPLYDVTPVSAKGIELTDDKGKKYLDFYGGHAVISIGHSHPHYVNRLKEQLDKIGFYSNSIQNPIQKELASALGKASNCEAYNLFMCNSGAEANENALKLASFHTQKSKVIAFNNSFHGRTSAAVAATDNPNINAPINKQQEVTFLPLNDFEAFEKAMDSDEYCAVILEAIQGVGGLDEPTTQFYQFIAEHCKKKGIVLIADEVQSGFGRSGKFFAFQHHLDPERSPTDTERSRSVQPDIISIAKGMGNGFPVGGILVHESIKASYGLLGTTFGGNHLACAATLAVLEVLKEEDLLVNANELGSYFKEKAKEFLEIKKVKGKGLMLGLEFEFEVADLRKRLIYNQHMFTGSAKNKKLLRFLPALNITKTHIDLFFEGLQKELG, via the coding sequence ATGAAACTATTTGATGTATATCCTTTATATGATGTTACCCCAGTATCTGCCAAGGGTATTGAACTAACAGATGACAAAGGCAAAAAATATCTCGATTTCTACGGAGGCCATGCCGTGATTTCCATTGGGCATTCCCATCCACATTATGTGAATCGGTTGAAAGAGCAATTGGACAAGATTGGATTTTACAGCAACTCCATCCAAAATCCAATTCAAAAAGAGCTTGCTTCCGCTCTGGGAAAAGCTTCAAATTGTGAAGCTTATAACCTTTTTATGTGCAATTCGGGCGCAGAAGCCAATGAAAATGCTTTAAAACTGGCATCCTTTCATACCCAAAAATCCAAGGTAATCGCCTTTAACAACAGCTTCCATGGAAGAACCTCGGCCGCAGTTGCCGCTACGGACAATCCCAATATAAATGCACCCATAAACAAACAGCAAGAGGTAACTTTTCTTCCTCTAAACGATTTTGAAGCCTTTGAAAAAGCAATGGATTCGGACGAGTACTGCGCTGTTATCCTAGAAGCAATTCAAGGAGTTGGTGGTCTGGATGAGCCCACAACCCAATTTTATCAATTCATTGCGGAACACTGTAAAAAGAAAGGTATTGTCCTCATAGCGGACGAAGTACAATCGGGATTTGGGCGAAGTGGAAAGTTTTTTGCCTTTCAACATCATTTGGACCCTGAGCGGAGTCCAACGGACACTGAGCGGAGTCGAAGTGTACAACCCGATATTATTTCTATCGCCAAAGGCATGGGAAACGGTTTTCCTGTCGGTGGTATTCTTGTACATGAATCCATTAAAGCTTCTTACGGTCTCTTGGGAACCACTTTTGGTGGCAATCATTTGGCCTGTGCAGCGACCCTGGCTGTTTTAGAGGTTCTGAAAGAAGAAGATTTGCTGGTAAATGCTAACGAGTTGGGCAGCTATTTTAAAGAAAAAGCCAAAGAATTTTTAGAAATAAAAAAAGTAAAAGGAAAAGGATTGATGCTAGGTTTGGAATTTGAATTTGAAGTGGCCGATTTGCGAAAAAGACTTATTTACAACCAACATATGTTCACAGGAAGTGCAAAAAACAAAAAACTGCTACGGTTTTTACCCGCTCTTAATATAACCAAAACCCATATCGATTTATTTTTTGAGGGACTACAAAAAGAGTTGGGATAA
- a CDS encoding acetylornithine carbamoyltransferase, producing MKNYLSINDIDSLPNWVDEAIALKKDPYQFKEMGKHKTICLLFFNNSLRTRLSTQKAAMHMGMEVMVMNFGSEGWALEYEDGTVMDQGNSEHIKEAAKVVSQYCDIIAIRAFAKLKDRTKDEAEEVLNGFTKYASIPVVNMESSIAHPLQALADAITITESNTKPKPKVVLSWAPHPKALPHAVANSFIEMIKKQNVEFTITHPKGYELNPSITKGCAIEYDQNKALENADFVYVKNWSSYSDYGKVLSQDSHWMMTQAKLGSAKFMHCLPVRRNVVVEDAVLDGGQSLVLEQANNRTFAAQIVLKKILEHSNVFSAKGKE from the coding sequence ATGAAAAACTATTTATCCATAAATGATATTGATTCGCTTCCCAATTGGGTAGACGAAGCGATTGCATTAAAAAAAGACCCCTATCAATTTAAAGAAATGGGTAAGCACAAAACCATCTGTCTTTTATTTTTTAACAATAGCCTAAGAACTCGGTTAAGCACTCAAAAAGCAGCCATGCATATGGGAATGGAAGTAATGGTAATGAATTTTGGAAGTGAAGGCTGGGCTCTGGAATATGAGGATGGAACTGTGATGGATCAAGGAAACTCAGAACACATTAAAGAAGCTGCCAAGGTGGTTTCCCAATATTGCGATATTATCGCCATAAGGGCGTTTGCCAAACTTAAAGACAGAACAAAGGATGAAGCGGAAGAAGTGCTCAATGGTTTTACCAAGTACGCATCCATTCCAGTAGTAAATATGGAAAGTTCCATTGCGCATCCGTTACAGGCTCTCGCTGATGCCATTACCATAACGGAAAGCAATACCAAACCTAAACCCAAGGTGGTATTATCATGGGCCCCACACCCAAAAGCGTTACCGCACGCCGTGGCAAATTCATTTATTGAAATGATAAAAAAACAAAACGTTGAATTTACCATTACGCACCCAAAAGGTTACGAGCTAAATCCGTCAATTACGAAAGGCTGCGCTATTGAATATGACCAAAACAAAGCCTTGGAAAATGCTGATTTTGTCTATGTAAAAAATTGGAGCAGCTATTCAGATTATGGAAAGGTGTTATCACAGGATAGTCATTGGATGATGACCCAAGCCAAATTGGGAAGTGCAAAATTCATGCATTGCCTTCCCGTCCGTAGAAATGTAGTGGTCGAAGATGCCGTATTGGATGGAGGACAGTCTTTGGTTTTGGAGCAGGCGAACAACAGAACCTTTGCAGCACAGATAGTGCTAAAAAAAATACTGGAACACAGTAATGTTTTCTCTGCCAAAGGGAAAGAATAA
- the argB gene encoding acetylglutamate kinase — protein MKTKLSIVKIGGNIINDDQELSRFLKLFSKIKGNKILVHGGGKKATEIGEKLGVISKMVNGRRITNTESLDVAIMVYGGLLNKKIVAELQALGCNAIGMSGADGNTITAKKRPVGDIDFGLVGDVEKVNSSSISVFLNAGLTPTFCALTHNGKGQLLNTNADTIAAELAIAMSSEFETTLYYCFEKKGVLRSIDDENSVLQHIDSKKYKSLLADGIIADGMLPKMHNCFHALQQNVKQVCIGNSDMLQEENSNFTTLTL, from the coding sequence ATGAAAACCAAATTATCCATAGTAAAAATAGGAGGTAACATCATTAATGATGACCAGGAGTTATCCAGATTTTTGAAGCTGTTCTCAAAAATTAAGGGGAACAAAATCTTGGTTCACGGAGGAGGCAAAAAGGCCACGGAGATTGGAGAAAAACTCGGAGTCATTTCCAAAATGGTCAATGGAAGAAGAATAACCAATACCGAAAGCTTGGATGTTGCCATCATGGTTTATGGCGGATTATTGAACAAAAAAATTGTAGCTGAACTTCAAGCTTTGGGTTGCAACGCCATAGGGATGAGCGGTGCTGATGGAAATACCATCACTGCTAAGAAAAGACCTGTAGGCGATATTGATTTTGGGCTTGTTGGCGATGTGGAAAAAGTAAATTCCAGTAGTATTTCGGTTTTCTTAAACGCTGGTCTTACCCCTACTTTTTGTGCATTGACCCACAACGGCAAAGGACAATTGTTAAACACCAATGCGGACACTATTGCAGCAGAACTGGCAATTGCCATGTCATCAGAATTTGAAACTACGTTATATTATTGTTTTGAGAAAAAAGGAGTACTGCGAAGCATTGATGACGAAAATTCCGTACTTCAACACATCGATTCCAAGAAATACAAGTCCCTTTTGGCAGATGGAATCATAGCAGATGGAATGCTCCCAAAAATGCACAACTGCTTTCATGCATTACAACAGAACGTAAAACAAGTTTGTATAGGAAATAGTGATATGCTTCAAGAAGAAAATTCAAATTTTACAACGCTTACCTTATGA
- a CDS encoding M20 family metallo-hydrolase, with amino-acid sequence MKIHQTELSQKAIQLLKELIAIRSFSREEDKTADTIQKWLANFGIETERQFNNVYAFNKHFDENKPTLLLNSHHDTVKPNSAYTKDPFDPHIEDGKLFGLGSNDAGGCLVSLLATFTHFYNQEDLSHNIIMAASAEEENAGERSLRGLLPMLPEIDVAVVGEPTLMDLAIAEKGLVVFDAVVEGTPSHAAHPNDNNSIYNTIEVLEWFKKHTFDKTSDVLGEVKMTVTQIKAGSQHNVVPAQVDLVIDVRVNDRYSNKEIAEILQNEAPCKITPRSLRLNSSAIDPDHDLVKSGLALGRKTYGSPTLSDQAALSCQSVKLGPGDSTRSHSANEFIYVDEIEKGIDLYIKILEGFLK; translated from the coding sequence ATGAAAATACACCAAACGGAACTATCCCAAAAGGCAATACAACTTCTGAAAGAGCTGATTGCCATTCGCTCATTTTCTAGAGAAGAGGATAAAACAGCGGATACCATTCAAAAATGGTTGGCCAATTTCGGAATTGAAACGGAGCGACAGTTCAACAACGTGTATGCGTTCAACAAGCATTTTGATGAAAACAAGCCTACCCTACTTTTAAATTCCCATCATGACACCGTTAAACCCAATAGTGCCTATACCAAAGACCCTTTTGATCCACATATTGAAGATGGAAAATTGTTTGGCTTGGGAAGTAATGATGCGGGTGGTTGTTTGGTCTCGCTTTTAGCCACTTTTACGCATTTTTATAATCAGGAAGACCTAAGTCACAATATTATCATGGCAGCTTCTGCGGAAGAAGAAAATGCTGGGGAACGAAGCTTAAGGGGCTTATTGCCCATGCTTCCAGAAATAGATGTGGCCGTTGTTGGAGAGCCTACCCTAATGGATCTGGCCATAGCTGAAAAGGGATTGGTCGTTTTTGATGCTGTAGTGGAAGGAACGCCATCACATGCGGCGCATCCAAATGATAACAATTCCATTTACAATACCATCGAGGTGCTTGAGTGGTTCAAAAAACATACCTTCGATAAAACTTCCGATGTTTTGGGCGAAGTAAAAATGACGGTGACCCAAATTAAAGCGGGAAGCCAGCATAATGTGGTACCTGCGCAAGTGGATTTGGTAATCGATGTTCGTGTAAATGACCGCTATTCCAACAAGGAAATAGCTGAGATACTTCAAAATGAAGCGCCTTGTAAAATTACCCCACGTTCGTTACGACTGAATTCTTCAGCCATTGACCCTGACCATGATTTGGTAAAAAGCGGACTTGCACTTGGCAGAAAAACCTACGGTTCACCCACACTTTCGGACCAAGCGGCCTTGAGTTGCCAATCCGTTAAACTGGGTCCTGGCGATAGCACACGGTCCCATTCTGCCAATGAGTTTATTTATGTCGATGAAATCGAGAAAGGCATAGATTTGTACATCAAAATATTGGAAGGATTTTTAAAATAA
- the argH gene encoding argininosuccinate lyase: protein MKLWDKGFSTDQKIDHFTVGNDRELDLLLAKYDVIASKAHAKMLGDVGLITKDESEDLVRELDSIAKTIDGGTFTIEDSFEDMHSKIEFLLIEKLGNTGKKIHTARSRNDQVLVAMQLYLKNELTEIKSEVRILFDLLLDLAETHRSTLLPGYTHLQIAMPSSFGLWFSAYAESLIDDLYFVNAAYKIADQNPLGSAAGYGSSFPVDRTSTTKEMGFTTMKYNVVAAQMGRGKVEKAAAFGISSIASTLSKLAMDICLYMSQNFDFITFPDELTTGSSIMPHKKNPDVFELIRAKCNKIQAVPNQLVLITNNLPSGYHRDLQLVKEVIVPAIQDIKACLELMHFSLKEIKVNDKILEDPKYNYLFSVDTLNELVKNGMPFRDAYKKMGAEIEAGTFQPKKDIHHTHEGSLGNLCLEEIREKMKGITDHYI, encoded by the coding sequence ATGAAACTCTGGGACAAAGGATTTAGTACAGACCAAAAAATAGACCATTTTACCGTAGGTAATGATAGGGAATTGGATTTGCTACTGGCAAAGTATGATGTAATCGCCTCGAAGGCACACGCCAAAATGTTAGGTGATGTAGGATTGATCACCAAAGACGAATCGGAAGATTTGGTCAGGGAATTGGATAGTATCGCAAAAACCATTGATGGCGGCACTTTTACCATTGAGGACTCCTTTGAGGACATGCATTCCAAAATTGAGTTTTTGCTTATAGAAAAGCTTGGGAATACGGGTAAAAAAATCCATACCGCACGATCCCGAAACGATCAGGTTTTAGTGGCCATGCAATTGTATCTTAAAAACGAGTTGACCGAAATAAAAAGCGAGGTCAGAATCCTTTTTGATTTACTTTTGGATTTAGCTGAAACGCATCGGTCCACCCTACTTCCAGGTTATACACACTTGCAAATTGCCATGCCCTCTTCTTTTGGGCTGTGGTTTTCAGCTTATGCCGAAAGCTTGATCGATGATTTGTATTTTGTTAATGCCGCTTACAAGATAGCTGACCAAAATCCACTGGGAAGCGCTGCGGGTTATGGCAGTTCTTTTCCTGTGGACAGAACATCTACCACCAAAGAGATGGGGTTTACAACGATGAAATACAATGTGGTCGCTGCCCAAATGGGCCGTGGGAAAGTAGAAAAAGCGGCGGCATTCGGTATTTCCAGTATCGCTTCAACACTTTCCAAGCTGGCTATGGACATCTGTTTATACATGAGCCAAAATTTTGATTTCATCACTTTCCCGGATGAACTGACCACGGGAAGCAGTATCATGCCACACAAAAAAAACCCTGATGTTTTTGAACTGATCCGGGCCAAATGCAACAAGATTCAAGCAGTGCCCAATCAGCTTGTTCTCATTACAAATAATCTACCAAGTGGATACCATAGAGACCTTCAATTGGTCAAAGAAGTTATAGTGCCCGCAATTCAAGATATTAAGGCCTGTCTGGAGTTGATGCACTTTAGTCTAAAAGAAATCAAGGTCAATGACAAAATTCTCGAAGACCCAAAATACAATTACCTCTTCAGTGTGGATACCTTGAACGAGCTGGTTAAGAATGGAATGCCCTTTAGGGATGCCTACAAAAAAATGGGTGCTGAAATCGAAGCCGGAACTTTTCAGCCAAAAAAAGACATTCACCATACCCATGAAGGCAGTTTGGGAAATTTGTGTTTGGAGGAAATTAGGGAGAAGATGAAAGGAATAACTGACCATTACATTTAA
- a CDS encoding NAD(P)-dependent alcohol dehydrogenase, producing MKAVIYKKYGAPDVLELKEIDKPTPKDNEVLIKIFAATVTSGDVRLRSSDFPPLFWLPARLIFGLFKPKKKILGHEFSGIIEGKGRNATKFKIGDEVFGTTTMQNSGSYAEFTCLPEQWKHGVIDLKPTNLNFKEAAALPIGSMTALFLLEKAKISEGKNVLIYGASGSVGSYAVQVAKYFGASVTGVCGTSNINMIKSLGAVKVIDYKKEDYTLFNGKFDIVFDAVGKTTKSKAKKVLKKDGVFISVKMLTKEKREHLLRLKELAEKEKLKPFIDSCYQLEDIVSAHEYVDQGHKRGNVVIEISQ from the coding sequence ATGAAGGCAGTTATATACAAAAAGTATGGTGCTCCAGATGTTCTTGAATTAAAAGAGATTGATAAGCCAACACCAAAAGATAATGAGGTTCTCATAAAAATTTTTGCAGCTACAGTTACTTCTGGAGATGTGAGGCTTCGCAGTTCGGATTTTCCTCCACTATTTTGGCTTCCCGCAAGATTGATATTCGGGTTGTTTAAGCCCAAGAAAAAGATTCTTGGCCATGAGTTTTCAGGAATAATTGAAGGAAAAGGAAGAAATGCTACAAAGTTTAAAATAGGTGATGAAGTTTTTGGCACTACTACAATGCAAAATTCAGGTTCTTATGCAGAATTTACTTGCTTGCCCGAGCAATGGAAACATGGCGTCATTGATTTAAAGCCAACAAACCTTAATTTTAAAGAAGCTGCCGCTTTGCCCATTGGAAGTATGACCGCTCTTTTTCTATTGGAAAAAGCAAAAATTTCAGAAGGCAAGAACGTATTGATCTATGGGGCATCTGGAAGCGTTGGGAGCTATGCCGTACAGGTTGCAAAATATTTTGGCGCATCTGTTACAGGTGTATGCGGTACTTCAAACATAAACATGATAAAATCACTAGGCGCTGTTAAAGTAATCGATTATAAAAAAGAAGATTATACGTTGTTCAACGGGAAATTTGATATTGTTTTTGATGCTGTTGGAAAAACAACCAAATCAAAAGCAAAAAAAGTTCTGAAAAAGGACGGTGTTTTTATTTCTGTTAAAATGTTGACCAAAGAAAAAAGGGAACACCTTTTAAGATTAAAGGAATTGGCAGAAAAAGAAAAACTAAAACCATTCATTGACTCATGCTATCAACTTGAAGATATTGTGAGTGCACATGAATACGTAGATCAAGGGCATAAAAGAGGGAATGTCGTTATTGAAATAAGCCAGTAA
- a CDS encoding pseudouridine synthase codes for MAKSDYNRKGKPSNRTTGGDKKKQYSKSYNLARKKAAPPKNTNPNEIRLNRYIANAGICSRREADTYIAAGNVSVNGKVVTEMGYKVQLTDDVRFDGRKLNPEKKEYILLNKPKNFITTTNDEKGRRTVMELVSSASKSRLLPVGRLDRNTTGLLVFTNDGDMTKKLTHPKHGVRKIYHVHLDKNLALSDLRKIQEGLELEDGKVQVDDVSYIQGAPKKEVGIEIHSGRNRIVRRIFEHLNYNVIKLDRVVFAGLTKKDLPRGHWRHLTEQEVINLGMIK; via the coding sequence ATGGCGAAATCAGACTATAACCGAAAAGGTAAACCTTCCAATAGAACGACTGGCGGAGATAAGAAAAAGCAATATTCCAAAAGTTACAACCTTGCAAGAAAAAAGGCTGCCCCACCAAAAAACACCAACCCCAACGAAATACGTTTAAATCGTTACATAGCCAATGCGGGCATCTGTTCGCGTAGGGAAGCGGATACCTATATTGCGGCGGGCAACGTATCCGTAAACGGAAAAGTAGTCACGGAAATGGGCTATAAAGTTCAGCTGACCGATGATGTGCGTTTTGACGGTAGAAAGCTAAACCCCGAAAAGAAAGAATATATACTCCTCAACAAACCCAAAAATTTTATCACCACGACCAATGATGAAAAGGGTAGGCGCACAGTAATGGAGCTCGTTTCCAGTGCTTCCAAATCCCGTTTGTTGCCGGTAGGCCGATTGGACAGGAACACGACAGGACTTTTGGTGTTTACCAATGATGGCGATATGACGAAAAAATTGACGCATCCCAAACACGGGGTACGGAAAATCTACCATGTTCACTTGGACAAAAATCTGGCCCTATCCGACTTACGTAAAATTCAAGAGGGGTTGGAATTGGAAGATGGCAAGGTGCAGGTAGATGACGTAAGTTATATACAGGGCGCACCAAAAAAAGAGGTTGGCATTGAAATTCATAGTGGTCGCAACCGCATTGTCCGTAGGATTTTTGAGCATTTGAATTATAATGTAATCAAACTGGACAGGGTAGTTTTTGCCGGACTTACCAAAAAGGACCTTCCGCGTGGACATTGGCGACATTTAACAGAGCAAGAGGTGATTAATTTGGGAATGATAAAATAA
- a CDS encoding carbon-nitrogen hydrolase family protein: MENYLKVAMAQIAPVWLDKRATLQKIEASILEAVMEKAELIIFGEAFLPGYPFWLAHTEGAAWDLKVNKELHAHYVRNSIQIEAGELDTICNLAKEHTIAIYLGIMERAKDRGGHSIYCSLIYINENGVIKSVHRKLQPTYDERLTWAPGDGNGLQVHPLKQFTVGGLNCWENWMPLPRAALYGQGENLHIAVWPGGLHNTKDITRFIARESRSFVVSVSSLMRTSDFPKTTPHLDKILEKAPKVLANGGSAIAGPNGEWLVEPIVDKEGLIYQTLDFNRVYEERQNFDPVGHYARPDVTKLLVNRERQSTVEFEGE; the protein is encoded by the coding sequence ATGGAGAACTACCTAAAAGTTGCCATGGCGCAGATAGCCCCGGTCTGGTTGGACAAACGTGCGACTTTACAAAAAATAGAAGCTTCAATATTGGAAGCGGTCATGGAAAAGGCCGAGCTTATTATTTTTGGTGAAGCTTTTTTACCGGGATACCCCTTCTGGTTGGCACATACCGAAGGTGCTGCATGGGATTTAAAAGTAAATAAGGAACTTCATGCGCATTATGTTAGAAACTCGATTCAGATTGAAGCAGGAGAGTTGGATACAATTTGCAATCTTGCCAAAGAACATACGATAGCCATTTACTTGGGAATCATGGAACGTGCAAAGGACAGGGGAGGACATAGCATCTACTGTTCCCTCATCTATATCAATGAAAATGGAGTAATAAAATCGGTACACCGTAAATTGCAGCCTACTTATGATGAACGTTTGACCTGGGCACCTGGGGATGGCAATGGCCTACAGGTACATCCATTAAAGCAATTCACCGTTGGCGGACTCAATTGTTGGGAAAATTGGATGCCACTTCCCCGAGCTGCCCTATATGGACAGGGTGAAAATCTACATATAGCCGTTTGGCCTGGTGGATTGCACAATACAAAAGACATTACCCGATTTATTGCCAGGGAATCAAGAAGCTTTGTAGTTTCGGTTTCTTCGTTGATGCGAACATCCGATTTTCCAAAAACTACCCCACATTTGGATAAGATCTTGGAAAAAGCCCCTAAAGTTTTGGCCAATGGTGGTTCTGCCATTGCGGGCCCCAACGGCGAGTGGTTGGTAGAACCCATAGTGGATAAAGAAGGATTGATTTATCAAACGCTGGATTTTAACCGTGTATACGAAGAACGCCAGAATTTTGACCCCGTAGGCCATTATGCAAGACCGGATGTTACCAAGTTGCTGGTGAACCGAGAACGGCAATCTACGGTTGAGTTTGAAGGTGAATAG
- a CDS encoding geranylgeranylglycerol-phosphate geranylgeranyltransferase encodes MLNRKNKLLLFKLLSLFSVVRGYNILMITLAQYLASIYILSPDLPLHDVILDFNLFLIVTASALVIASGYIINNFYDAEKDLINKPTKSMLDRLVSQRFKLTTYFILNFLAVIAASYISFRAVFFFSAYIFGIWLYSHKLKRIPFIGNLVSSSLAIAPFFVVFVYYANFQTVIFVHALFLFLLILAREMIKDLENMAGDMAQNYKTIPILYGTNISKLIIGLLIVLTLIPSLLLINIFDIGYMYIFFLACIGLLLLFIILLWRANGKKHYVWLHNILKFIIVAGVFSILLIDIDLVLNRIL; translated from the coding sequence ATGCTCAATAGAAAAAATAAACTACTGCTGTTTAAGCTGTTGAGTTTATTTTCCGTAGTTAGGGGATACAATATTTTAATGATTACCCTTGCTCAATATTTGGCTTCCATTTATATACTATCGCCAGACTTACCACTGCACGATGTAATTTTGGATTTTAATCTTTTCTTGATAGTAACGGCATCAGCCCTTGTCATTGCAAGCGGATATATCATCAATAATTTTTACGATGCCGAAAAGGACCTGATCAATAAACCAACAAAAAGCATGTTGGACAGATTGGTGAGCCAACGTTTTAAACTGACAACATATTTTATTCTCAATTTTTTAGCGGTGATAGCTGCAAGTTATATATCGTTCAGGGCCGTTTTTTTCTTCTCCGCATACATTTTTGGAATATGGCTGTACTCCCATAAACTAAAACGTATCCCTTTTATAGGGAATTTGGTTTCATCTTCCTTGGCCATTGCTCCGTTTTTTGTGGTTTTTGTTTACTACGCCAACTTTCAAACAGTAATTTTTGTCCATGCGCTTTTTCTTTTCCTATTGATATTGGCTCGGGAAATGATAAAGGATTTGGAGAATATGGCCGGTGATATGGCTCAAAACTATAAAACCATTCCAATTTTATATGGAACCAACATTTCAAAGTTGATTATTGGTCTGTTGATTGTGCTAACACTTATTCCTTCGCTCCTGTTGATAAACATTTTTGATATTGGCTATATGTATATATTCTTTTTGGCATGTATCGGTCTATTATTGCTTTTCATTATTTTGTTATGGAGAGCCAACGGCAAAAAACACTATGTCTGGCTGCACAATATTTTAAAATTTATCATTGTTGCCGGCGTTTTCAGTATTTTACTGATTGATATTGATTTGGTCTTAAATCGAATTTTGTAA
- a CDS encoding mevalonate kinase, translating into MKGPLFYSKILLFGEYGIIKDSKGLSIPYNFFKGALKTDDNLSDEAKKSNDSLKEYVGYLRKLEQKEQSLVSFDLQTLEADVANGMYFDSSIPQGYGIGSSGALVAAIYDKYATDKITVLENLTREKLLKLKKIFGKMESFFHGKSSGLDPLNSYLSLPILINSKDNIESTIIPSQNKEGKGAVFLLDSGITGETAPMVQIFMEKMKQEGFRSMIKNQFIKHTDACVEDFLNGNVKSLFGNLKELSHVVFDNFKPMIPSKFHQLWQKGIETNDYYLKLCGSGGGGYILGFTQDLEKAKKSLQGHNLEVVYNF; encoded by the coding sequence ATGAAAGGACCGCTATTTTACTCTAAAATTCTACTTTTTGGCGAGTATGGAATTATCAAAGATTCCAAAGGCCTTTCCATTCCATATAATTTTTTTAAAGGTGCTTTAAAAACCGATGATAACCTTTCGGACGAAGCTAAAAAATCAAATGACAGTTTAAAGGAATATGTTGGTTATTTAAGAAAATTGGAACAAAAAGAACAAAGTTTGGTTTCTTTTGATTTACAAACTCTTGAAGCGGACGTGGCAAACGGAATGTATTTTGACAGTTCCATTCCACAAGGATATGGTATTGGCAGTAGCGGAGCTTTGGTTGCTGCAATATATGACAAGTACGCTACGGACAAAATAACGGTTTTAGAGAACCTTACCCGCGAAAAACTTTTGAAGCTCAAGAAGATATTTGGTAAAATGGAGTCCTTTTTCCACGGAAAATCTTCTGGCCTCGACCCTTTGAACAGCTATTTAAGCCTGCCCATTTTAATAAATTCAAAGGACAATATAGAATCCACTATCATTCCTTCACAGAACAAGGAAGGTAAAGGCGCAGTATTTTTGTTGGATAGTGGCATTACGGGAGAGACGGCACCCATGGTCCAGATTTTTATGGAAAAAATGAAGCAGGAAGGATTCCGTAGTATGATCAAAAATCAATTCATAAAACACACGGATGCCTGCGTAGAGGATTTTTTAAATGGCAATGTAAAATCCCTGTTCGGTAACCTAAAAGAACTTTCCCACGTGGTCTTTGACAACTTTAAGCCCATGATACCATCCAAATTTCACCAACTTTGGCAGAAAGGCATAGAGACCAATGATTATTACTTAAAACTTTGTGGATCGGGGGGCGGGGGCTACATTTTGGGCTTTACCCAAGATTTGGAAAAAGCTAAAAAATCCCTTCAGGGACATAATCTGGAAGTGGTCTACAACTTCTAA